A genome region from Bacteroidota bacterium includes the following:
- a CDS encoding sigma-54 dependent transcriptional regulator codes for MNPFRIFIVEDDEFYGEMLKHHLSKNPDYEVELYLTGKECVANLHKKPSVISLDFTLPDTTGHEVMLKIKEYDQDIPIIIVSGQEEIATAVKLLKEGAYDYLEKNEETKDRLWNSLIKIKENIGLKQEISTLKEEIGKKYKVDKAIKGKSQSIKGIFELIEKAAKSNITVSLSGETGTGKELAARAIHYNSSRSKKPFVAINVSAVPRELIESELFGHEKGSFTGANTRKLGKFEIANKGTLFLDEIAEMDINMQTKLLRVLQEREFSRVGGHDIIKIDVRLIVATNKDLSEEVHKGNLREDLYYRLLGLPIEMPPLRHRGDDIIVLAKYFLEEYAKDNKVDLPSISSEASEKLLKYPYPGNVRELKAIIELAAVLANDNIINESDISFNSAHGTSDFLIEEDTLQGYERKIIKFYLQKYNNNVLLVAKKLDIGKSTIYRMLKGNEI; via the coding sequence GGAGAGATGTTAAAGCACCATCTTTCTAAAAACCCCGACTATGAGGTAGAACTCTATCTTACAGGGAAAGAGTGTGTTGCCAATTTACATAAAAAGCCTTCAGTAATTTCACTTGACTTTACACTTCCCGATACTACCGGTCATGAGGTTATGCTAAAAATCAAGGAATATGACCAGGATATTCCAATAATTATTGTTTCCGGGCAAGAAGAAATTGCTACGGCCGTCAAGTTACTTAAAGAAGGTGCTTATGATTATCTTGAAAAGAACGAAGAAACCAAAGACAGGTTATGGAACTCTCTGATCAAGATTAAAGAAAACATTGGCTTAAAGCAGGAAATTTCAACCCTTAAGGAAGAAATTGGGAAAAAATATAAAGTTGATAAGGCCATTAAAGGAAAGAGTCAGTCAATTAAAGGAATTTTTGAGTTAATAGAGAAAGCGGCAAAATCAAATATTACTGTTTCATTATCAGGAGAAACAGGCACAGGGAAAGAGTTGGCCGCTCGTGCCATTCACTATAATTCTTCACGCTCAAAAAAGCCATTTGTTGCTATTAATGTTTCTGCAGTGCCAAGAGAGTTGATTGAAAGTGAATTATTTGGACATGAAAAGGGATCATTTACCGGAGCCAATACCAGGAAGCTTGGAAAATTTGAGATTGCAAATAAGGGTACCTTATTTTTAGATGAAATCGCTGAAATGGATATCAATATGCAAACTAAATTACTTAGGGTTTTGCAAGAGAGAGAATTTTCACGGGTTGGAGGACACGACATCATAAAAATAGACGTCCGCTTAATTGTAGCCACAAATAAAGATTTATCAGAAGAAGTTCATAAAGGGAATTTACGTGAGGATTTGTACTACCGACTTTTAGGATTACCTATTGAAATGCCACCTCTAAGGCATAGAGGGGACGATATCATTGTACTGGCCAAATACTTTTTGGAAGAGTACGCTAAAGATAATAAAGTAGATTTGCCAAGTATCTCATCCGAAGCCTCCGAAAAATTATTAAAATATCCTTATCCGGGCAATGTTCGTGAATTAAAAGCTATAATCGAATTGGCGGCAGTTTTAGCAAATGATAATATTATCAACGAATCAGATATTTCTTTCAATTCTGCTCATGGAACGAGCGATTTCTTAATAGAAGAAGATACATTGCAAGGTTATGAGCGAAAAATCATCAAGTTTTATTTGCAGAAATATAATAACAATGTATTACTGGTAGCTAAAAAG